The following proteins come from a genomic window of Methanocorpusculum vombati:
- a CDS encoding DUF134 domain-containing protein, translating to MPENPNECPKGRCGRPRVRRCIDLNGPSGCYAPVCPHRQETAESVVVFPEEIAVLKLVDLDDLSQEEAAGVLGVSRKTAWRDLHEARRKIADALVNGKTIRVSGCPHDNSCDCTVPDRET from the coding sequence ATGCCGGAAAATCCAAACGAATGTCCGAAAGGCAGGTGCGGCAGGCCGCGGGTGAGGCGGTGCATTGATCTCAACGGGCCCTCCGGCTGCTATGCACCGGTCTGTCCCCATCGTCAGGAAACTGCGGAGTCGGTTGTTGTGTTTCCGGAGGAGATTGCGGTCCTGAAGCTTGTGGATCTGGACGATCTCTCCCAGGAGGAAGCAGCAGGAGTTCTCGGTGTCTCCCGCAAAACGGCATGGCGGGACCTGCACGAGGCGCGGAGAAAGATCGCCGATGCACTCGTGAACGGAAAAACCATTCGTGTGTCCGGCTGTCCGCACGATAACAGCTGCGACTGTACTGTACCGGACCGGGAAACATAA